From Proteiniborus sp. MB09-C3, the proteins below share one genomic window:
- a CDS encoding aldehyde ferredoxin oxidoreductase family protein: MYGYMGKVLRVNLSKRKIESEALDLKVAQKYLGSRGLGVKTLIDEVNPKVDPLSPDNKFIIAAGALTGAPVPTSGRYMVITKSPLTGGIAIANSGGKWGADFKATGHDMIIFEGKADKPVYLSIEDDRVEIRDAAHVWGKTSEETTEILQNEIKDSKVLCIGPAGENLSLISAVINDVDRAAGRGGVGAVMGSKNLKAVVVKGTNKINVFDEERVKNVSSQKIKILREDPVAGQGLPSYGTAILVNIINENGVFPVKNYQEAYTDNADLISGETLTEKYLVRKNACFRCPIACGRVVKLADGSIVGGPEYETIWSFGADCGIFDYNAINEANMLCNEFGLDTISAGATIAAAMELYQRGYIKDEEIEGDGLSLNWGDSKAITGWVKKMGLKEGFGAKLALGSYRLAESYGAPEISMTVKKQELPAYDPRGIQGHGINYAVNNRGGCHIKGYMINPEILGYPEKLDRLALEGKPAYTKVFHDLTAVIDSIGLCLFTTFGLGLHDYVEMYNAVCGDIYNDETLLEAGERIWNLEKLFNLEAGISSSEDKLPKRLLEEPIPGGPSKGHVHHLNELLPEYYAARGWNKEGIPTEETLKRLGLEEYIKYSRLAQA; this comes from the coding sequence ATGTACGGCTACATGGGAAAAGTTTTAAGAGTAAATTTAAGCAAAAGAAAAATTGAATCAGAAGCTTTAGATCTAAAGGTAGCACAAAAATATTTGGGCTCTAGAGGATTAGGAGTAAAGACACTCATTGATGAAGTGAATCCAAAGGTAGATCCATTAAGTCCAGACAATAAGTTTATAATTGCAGCTGGAGCATTGACTGGAGCACCTGTACCTACAAGCGGAAGATATATGGTTATCACTAAGTCTCCACTAACAGGGGGAATAGCAATAGCTAACTCTGGAGGTAAATGGGGAGCTGATTTTAAAGCAACTGGGCATGACATGATAATATTTGAGGGTAAAGCAGATAAGCCAGTTTATTTGAGTATTGAGGACGATAGAGTTGAAATAAGAGATGCAGCTCATGTATGGGGTAAAACCTCAGAGGAGACTACTGAGATTTTACAAAATGAAATAAAAGATTCCAAGGTATTATGTATAGGTCCTGCAGGGGAAAACCTTTCACTTATTTCTGCTGTAATAAACGACGTGGACAGAGCAGCAGGTCGTGGAGGAGTAGGAGCAGTTATGGGATCCAAAAATTTAAAGGCAGTAGTAGTGAAAGGAACAAATAAGATTAATGTGTTTGATGAAGAAAGAGTAAAAAATGTATCTTCGCAAAAAATAAAGATTTTAAGAGAAGATCCTGTAGCAGGACAGGGATTGCCATCTTATGGTACAGCTATTCTTGTAAATATTATAAATGAAAATGGCGTATTCCCAGTAAAAAATTACCAGGAAGCTTATACTGATAATGCTGATTTAATAAGTGGTGAAACTTTAACAGAAAAATACTTAGTAAGGAAAAATGCATGTTTTAGGTGCCCTATAGCTTGTGGTAGAGTTGTAAAACTAGCTGATGGCAGTATAGTAGGTGGACCAGAGTATGAAACTATTTGGTCCTTTGGTGCAGATTGTGGAATATTTGATTACAATGCAATAAATGAGGCCAATATGCTGTGCAATGAATTTGGATTAGACACTATTTCAGCTGGTGCAACTATAGCTGCTGCTATGGAGCTATATCAAAGAGGATATATTAAGGATGAGGAAATTGAAGGAGATGGACTAAGCTTAAATTGGGGAGATTCGAAAGCTATTACAGGTTGGGTTAAAAAAATGGGATTAAAGGAGGGCTTTGGAGCAAAATTAGCACTAGGTTCGTATAGATTAGCGGAATCTTATGGTGCTCCAGAAATATCTATGACAGTTAAGAAACAGGAACTTCCTGCCTATGACCCAAGAGGGATTCAAGGACATGGAATAAATTATGCGGTAAATAATAGAGGGGGATGTCATATTAAAGGATATATGATTAACCCAGAAATCCTTGGATATCCTGAGAAGCTAGACAGACTGGCTTTAGAAGGAAAACCAGCCTATACTAAGGTATTTCATGACCTAACTGCTGTAATAGACTCCATAGGCTTATGTTTATTTACTACCTTTGGTTTAGGATTACATGATTATGTAGAAATGTATAATGCAGTTTGTGGAGATATATACAATGATGAAACCTTACTTGAAGCAGGGGAAAGAATATGGAATCTAGAGAAGCTATTTAACCTAGAGGCAGGTATATCAAGTTCAGAGGATAAGTTACCAAAGAGGTTACTTGAGGAACCTATACCTGGCGGACCTTCTAAGGGTCATGTTCATCATCTCAATGAACTTTTACCTGAATATTATGCAGCTAGAGGCTGGAATAAAGAAGGTATACCTACTGAGGAAACTTTAAAAAGATTGGGGTTAGAAGAATATATAAAATACTCAAGACTTGCTCAAGCTTAA